Proteins from a genomic interval of uncultured Desulfuromusa sp.:
- a CDS encoding molybdenum cofactor guanylyltransferase — MYLSKSAQSNGSKGASAKKRQEEPITGVILAGGKSRRMGRNKALLDLGGICLIEKTYQTMSHLFQEVILITNTPEDYAFLNCRCQGDIYPGIGSIAGLHAALSTSNNERIFVVPCDMPFLNPALITLLCRKEKTYDAVVPFSNQGIEPLHALYHRRCLPQLERAIAEGDKKLQNFLQDIWTYFLPVSAYQHIPDAEQSFRNVNRPEDYAALDIPQKSKISPEWQAAGSCFTRSMEAL, encoded by the coding sequence ATGTACTTATCGAAATCAGCACAGAGCAATGGAAGCAAAGGCGCCTCAGCAAAAAAAAGGCAAGAAGAACCGATTACCGGTGTCATTCTCGCTGGCGGAAAATCAAGGCGTATGGGTCGCAATAAAGCATTGCTCGACCTCGGTGGCATTTGTCTGATCGAAAAAACTTATCAGACCATGTCACATCTCTTTCAAGAGGTCATCCTGATCACCAACACGCCTGAGGATTATGCTTTTCTCAACTGCCGCTGTCAGGGGGATATTTATCCAGGAATTGGCTCCATTGCCGGACTCCACGCTGCCCTGAGCACTAGCAATAACGAGCGCATTTTTGTTGTCCCCTGCGATATGCCTTTTCTGAACCCTGCACTTATTACCCTCTTATGCCGGAAAGAGAAAACTTATGATGCGGTTGTCCCTTTCAGCAACCAGGGGATTGAACCGCTACACGCACTCTACCATCGCCGTTGTCTGCCACAACTGGAACGGGCGATAGCGGAGGGAGATAAAAAATTGCAAAACTTCCTTCAGGACATCTGGACCTATTTCCTTCCGGTGAGCGCATATCAACATATTCCGGATGCTGAACAGTCTTTCCGCAATGTCAACCGGCCGGAAGATTATGCTGCTCTCGACATTCCGCAGAAAAGCAAGATAAGCCCTGAGTGGCAGGCGGCAGGTTCCTGTTTTACACGCTCTATGGAAGCTTTGTGA
- a CDS encoding (Fe-S)-binding protein, translated as MKVSNFRTEQTLKKFTEKCVSCRLCFKECEVLSGLNLSPATIAETLLTRDQFSIDFIEAIQKCSLCGLCSHNCPLGLYPNELMMAARELLVSGQTVDSDDYRVLQVDHEHHIFSLYRKTWQIEYKKLHRKQSPVLFFPGCTLSSYAPRLTRTAYYWLQQQGMDIGLNEQCCGLPLESIGLFDRHLKYINRLEKEFSDAGVKQIVTACPNCFYHLQGKFAGIEVLSLYQLLVDAGIRVAAMDGPVTIHDSCPDRLSGQIGCSVRTLLDKNIQVEMIHHKESTICCGAGGLVSMVDPQLSNQRAATRLEEFQQSSTNYCVSACMGCVKRLESVHKELSADKSDNEKPLSQLQIIHILELVFNLRINHEELQQQLELMWQGEQGEQNIQLLTEDTEIQTVT; from the coding sequence ATGAAAGTATCTAATTTTCGTACAGAGCAGACTCTCAAGAAATTTACGGAAAAATGCGTTTCCTGCAGACTTTGTTTTAAGGAATGTGAAGTACTGTCTGGCTTGAATCTTTCACCAGCGACAATCGCTGAAACCCTCTTGACGCGAGATCAATTCTCAATTGACTTCATAGAAGCGATTCAAAAATGCTCGTTATGTGGACTTTGCAGCCATAACTGTCCATTAGGCCTGTATCCCAACGAACTGATGATGGCTGCCAGAGAATTGCTGGTCAGTGGCCAAACGGTCGATAGCGATGACTACCGAGTGTTGCAGGTAGATCATGAACATCACATCTTCAGCCTGTATCGTAAAACCTGGCAAATCGAATATAAAAAATTACATCGTAAACAGAGTCCGGTCCTGTTTTTCCCCGGATGCACCTTATCCAGTTATGCACCGCGGCTCACCCGAACGGCCTACTACTGGCTACAGCAACAGGGTATGGATATCGGCCTGAACGAGCAATGTTGTGGCCTGCCACTGGAAAGCATCGGCCTTTTTGATCGCCACTTAAAGTACATCAATCGATTGGAAAAAGAGTTCTCGGATGCAGGAGTAAAGCAGATCGTTACAGCATGCCCCAACTGTTTTTACCACCTGCAAGGCAAATTTGCCGGTATTGAGGTTCTCTCCCTTTACCAGCTGTTGGTAGATGCCGGGATCAGGGTTGCTGCAATGGATGGTCCGGTCACAATCCATGATTCCTGTCCTGATCGCCTGAGTGGCCAGATCGGCTGTTCCGTCCGCACATTGCTGGACAAGAACATACAGGTCGAAATGATCCACCACAAAGAATCAACAATTTGCTGCGGTGCAGGAGGTTTGGTCTCGATGGTTGACCCGCAACTCAGCAACCAAAGAGCCGCAACTCGTCTGGAGGAATTCCAACAAAGCAGCACCAATTATTGTGTCAGTGCCTGCATGGGATGCGTCAAACGTCTTGAATCTGTTCACAAAGAACTGTCGGCTGATAAATCCGATAATGAAAAACCTCTTTCACAGCTGCAGATCATTCACATTCTTGAGCTGGTTTTCAATCTGCGGATCAATCATGAAGAGCTACAACAACAGTTAGAACTGATGTGGCAGGGTGAGCAAGGAGAACAGAATATCCAACTTCTGACAGAGGATACAGAAATCCAAACAGTCACTTAG